From one Pseudomonas fluorescens genomic stretch:
- a CDS encoding chemotaxis protein CheV produces the protein MAGILDTVDQRTQLVGENRLEILMFRLAGRQLFAINVFKVQEVLQMPKLTLMPQRHAYVCGVVNLRGQTLPVIDLSQAIGMRPLEPGPGSTIIVTEYNRSVQAFLVGGVDRIVNMNWEAIMPPPTSAGRQHYLTAISKVDEQLVEIIDVEKVLAEIVPYSAKVSRDKLEDPVLARARGREVLLVDDSTVALAQLRDTLSQLGVKMHVASDGLKALRMLKGWADAGEDVCEKLLMVFTDAEMPEMDGYRLTTEIRNDPRLRSLYVVLHTSLSGSFNESMVKKVGCDNFLSKFQPDKLVDVVRQRLMLDEATA, from the coding sequence ATGGCTGGCATTCTCGACACGGTAGACCAAAGAACGCAGCTGGTAGGCGAGAACCGCCTGGAAATCCTGATGTTCCGCCTGGCGGGCCGGCAATTGTTCGCGATCAACGTGTTCAAGGTCCAGGAAGTGCTACAGATGCCCAAGCTGACCCTGATGCCGCAGCGTCATGCGTACGTCTGCGGCGTGGTCAACCTGCGTGGCCAGACCCTGCCGGTGATCGACCTGTCCCAGGCCATCGGCATGCGTCCGCTGGAGCCAGGCCCGGGCAGCACCATCATCGTCACCGAGTACAACCGCTCGGTGCAGGCCTTTTTGGTGGGCGGTGTCGACCGCATCGTCAACATGAACTGGGAAGCCATCATGCCGCCGCCGACCAGCGCCGGTCGCCAGCATTACCTGACGGCGATCAGCAAGGTCGACGAGCAACTGGTGGAAATCATCGACGTCGAGAAGGTGCTGGCTGAAATCGTCCCGTACAGCGCCAAGGTGTCGCGCGACAAGCTCGAAGATCCGGTGCTGGCCCGTGCCCGCGGTCGCGAAGTGTTGCTGGTCGACGACTCCACCGTAGCCCTGGCACAGTTGCGCGACACCTTGTCGCAACTGGGGGTGAAGATGCACGTGGCCAGTGATGGCCTCAAGGCCTTGCGCATGCTCAAGGGCTGGGCCGATGCCGGCGAGGATGTCTGCGAGAAGCTGCTGATGGTCTTCACCGATGCCGAGATGCCGGAAATGGACGGTTATCGCCTGACTACCGAAATCCGCAACGACCCGCGCCTGCGTTCGTTGTATGTGGTGCTGCACACGTCGCTGTCGGGCAGCTTCAACGAATCGATGGTGAAGAAGGTTGGCTGCGACAACTTCCTGTCCAAATTCCAGCCCGACAAACTGGTCGATGTCGTGCGCCAACGGCTGATGCTGGATGAAGCCACGGCCTGA
- a CDS encoding MOSC domain-containing protein: MMRLSALYRYPLKSARGEALQTSSLDLLGLSGDRRWLLVERDNGRFLTQRMYPQMSQLAALHHADGSLILQAPGYPALHVAVPHPDSDLRGITIWRDTFRVPDAGDAAAQWLSEFIGKEVRLVHVPEQRARYLPNGYGLNSDRVAFADGFPLLLIGQASLDDLVAKVGRPLEMLRFRPNLVVEGSDAFAEDGWKRIRIGAVEFRVLKPCERCIMTTIDPQTGERSPDREPLATLRTYRQKEGDVLFGQNLVADGAGVLEVGMAVTVLE, from the coding sequence ATGATGCGCCTGAGTGCGTTGTACCGATACCCGCTCAAATCAGCGCGCGGCGAGGCGCTGCAGACTTCCTCGCTGGACCTTCTGGGCTTGAGCGGGGACCGCCGCTGGCTGCTGGTGGAACGCGACAATGGGCGTTTCCTGACCCAGCGCATGTACCCGCAGATGAGTCAGCTGGCAGCCTTGCACCATGCCGATGGCAGCCTCATCCTGCAGGCGCCGGGCTACCCCGCCTTGCACGTTGCCGTGCCGCACCCCGATAGCGACCTGCGCGGCATCACCATCTGGCGCGATACGTTTCGCGTGCCGGATGCCGGCGACGCCGCTGCCCAGTGGCTCAGCGAGTTCATCGGCAAGGAAGTGCGCCTGGTGCATGTGCCCGAGCAACGCGCGCGTTACCTACCCAATGGTTATGGTTTGAACAGCGACCGTGTGGCGTTCGCCGACGGTTTCCCGTTGCTGCTGATTGGCCAGGCGTCGCTGGATGACCTGGTCGCCAAGGTCGGGCGGCCGTTGGAGATGCTGCGCTTTCGTCCCAACCTGGTGGTGGAGGGCAGTGATGCCTTTGCCGAGGATGGTTGGAAGCGCATCCGTATCGGCGCAGTCGAGTTCCGTGTGCTCAAGCCCTGCGAGCGCTGCATCATGACCACCATCGACCCGCAGACCGGCGAGCGCAGCCCGGATCGCGAGCCACTGGCGACCCTCAGAACCTATCGGCAGAAGGAAGGGGATGTGCTGTTTGGCCAGAACCTGGTGGCAGATGGGGCGGGGGTGCTTGAGGTGGGGATGGCGGTGACGGTGCTGGAGTAG
- a CDS encoding transglycosylase SLT domain-containing protein yields MRSRLFRLVSSLLLTASAVGVAQATDITQQRQYYDEAKRALAKGDKGPYLRYADALRDYPLTPYLAYDELTARLKGASNDEIEKFLAAHGDLPQANWMKLRWLRWLAERGDWATFTKYYDPKLNFTELDCLNGQYQLSHGLRAEGYASAEKLWLVGKSQPAACDALFERWAAEGQLTEQKRWERAKLAAQTRNYALANTLVKSLNTLAPQGRLLIDVAQKPELLNQPGRFAPVNEAMSDVVSLGLRRLARQDPERAMSLLDDYANRMHFSRDEKVAIAREIGLTLARRYDPRALDLMTRYDPELRDNTVTEWRLRLLLRLGRWEDAYELTKRLPQDLATSNRWRYWQARSLELAQPKNPQIPLLYKTVARERDFYGFLAADRSQTPYQLNNKPLVLSQQLVSKVRNTPGIKRALEFHARGQIVDGRREWYHVSRHFNRDEMVAQAKLAYDMRWYFPAIRTISQAKYWDDLDIRFPMAHRDTLVREAKVRGLHSSWVFAITRQESAFMEDARSSVGASGLMQLMPATAKETARKFSIPLASPAQVFNPDKNIQLGAAYLSQVHSQFNGNRVLASAAYNAGPGRVRQWLRGADHLSFDVWVESIPFDETRQYVQNVLSYSVIYGQKLNSPQPLVDWHERYFDDQ; encoded by the coding sequence ATGCGCAGCCGCCTGTTCCGCCTAGTATCCAGCCTGCTTCTCACTGCCTCGGCAGTGGGTGTTGCCCAGGCCACCGACATCACCCAGCAACGTCAATATTACGATGAAGCCAAACGCGCCCTGGCCAAGGGCGACAAGGGTCCGTACCTGCGCTATGCCGATGCCCTGCGCGATTATCCGTTGACGCCTTACCTGGCCTACGACGAACTGACCGCCCGGCTTAAAGGCGCCAGCAACGACGAAATCGAGAAATTCCTCGCCGCCCACGGCGACCTGCCCCAGGCCAACTGGATGAAGCTGCGCTGGTTGCGCTGGCTGGCCGAGCGTGGTGACTGGGCGACCTTCACCAAATACTACGATCCGAAGCTCAATTTCACCGAACTGGACTGCCTCAACGGCCAGTACCAGCTCAGCCATGGCCTGCGCGCCGAAGGCTACGCCAGTGCCGAGAAGCTCTGGCTGGTTGGCAAGTCGCAACCGGCAGCCTGCGATGCCCTGTTCGAACGTTGGGCCGCCGAAGGCCAACTGACCGAGCAAAAACGTTGGGAACGCGCCAAGCTGGCGGCACAGACCCGCAACTATGCGCTGGCCAACACCCTGGTCAAGAGCCTCAACACCCTGGCGCCACAAGGCCGCCTGCTCATCGACGTGGCGCAAAAACCCGAGCTGCTCAACCAGCCCGGACGCTTCGCCCCGGTCAACGAGGCGATGTCCGACGTGGTCAGCCTGGGCCTGCGCCGCCTGGCCCGCCAGGATCCGGAGCGGGCCATGAGCCTGCTCGATGACTACGCCAACCGCATGCACTTCTCCCGTGACGAGAAAGTCGCCATCGCCCGCGAAATCGGCCTGACCCTGGCGCGTCGCTACGACCCGCGGGCGCTGGACCTGATGACCCGCTACGACCCGGAGCTGCGTGACAACACCGTCACCGAGTGGCGCCTGCGCCTGCTGCTGCGCCTGGGCCGCTGGGAAGATGCCTACGAGCTGACCAAACGCCTGCCGCAAGACCTGGCCACCAGCAACCGCTGGCGCTACTGGCAGGCGCGCAGCCTGGAGCTGGCACAACCGAAGAACCCGCAGATCCCGCTGCTGTACAAAACCGTGGCCCGCGAGCGCGACTTCTACGGTTTCCTCGCCGCCGACCGCTCGCAGACGCCTTACCAGTTGAACAACAAGCCGCTGGTGCTGAGCCAGCAGCTCGTCAGCAAAGTCCGCAACACCCCGGGGATCAAGCGCGCGCTGGAATTCCACGCCCGCGGGCAGATCGTCGATGGTCGCCGCGAGTGGTACCACGTCAGCCGTCATTTCAACCGTGACGAGATGGTCGCCCAGGCCAAGCTGGCCTACGACATGCGCTGGTACTTCCCGGCAATTCGCACCATCAGCCAGGCCAAATATTGGGACGACCTGGACATCCGTTTCCCGATGGCCCACCGCGACACCCTGGTGCGCGAAGCCAAGGTGCGCGGCCTGCATTCGAGTTGGGTGTTTGCCATTACCCGCCAGGAAAGCGCGTTCATGGAAGATGCCCGCTCCAGCGTCGGCGCCAGCGGCCTGATGCAACTGATGCCGGCCACCGCCAAAGAGACCGCACGCAAGTTCAGCATCCCGCTGGCTTCACCGGCGCAGGTGTTCAACCCGGACAAGAACATCCAGCTGGGCGCCGCCTACCTGAGCCAGGTGCACAGCCAGTTCAACGGCAACCGCGTGCTTGCCTCCGCCGCCTACAACGCCGGCCCCGGCCGTGTGCGCCAGTGGCTGCGCGGCGCCGACCACCTGAGTTTCGACGTTTGGGTCGAGTCGATCCCGTTCGACGAGACGCGTCAGTACGTGCAGAACGTACTGTCGTATTCGGTGATCTACGGGCAGAAGCTCAATTCACCGCAGCCGCTGGTGGATTGGCATGAGCGGTATTTTGACGATCAGTGA